One Lysobacter enzymogenes DNA segment encodes these proteins:
- a CDS encoding DNA polymerase Y family protein produces the protein MTLRCLFVDFNSYFASVEQFDREELRGRPVGVVPVMAATTCCIAASREAKVHGVKTGTPVREALERCPDIVLVQARPARYVELHHRLIAAIQDCIPIDGKPLSIDEVACRLIGRERERDNAVAIARRIKRTLIERGLDPIRCSVGIAPNTFLAKTASDLDKVDGLTVIESTDLPQALHGLQLQDLCGIGPSMLQRLNGAGIDTVAQLTAAPRERLKAIWGGIEGERFWAQLRGIEPPTRQRAAVASVGHSHVLDPQMRSAEGMRSVLFKLLAKAAMRLRQEGCKARGLSLHVRFVGREQRYSRDLSFAPLDDSPTLLKLMADALEPLLRAAARGRWRVERFPPLSVAVSLIDLLPNAGDSAALFPERERNHALTRVLDQVNRRYGNNRLYFGAMQDALAQGAAPMRIPFQHIPDEASEADLGAAALVADPSLDELWLQRERQFKAMAETRTGRNANAAPRGRRRRRRRTSLPASAVGCASARARPTMAAAVLPAPCSDEPLVLTGRWFRWTGCSDGLRVLTRSPL, from the coding sequence GTGACCCTGCGTTGCCTGTTCGTCGACTTCAATTCCTACTTCGCCTCGGTCGAGCAGTTCGACCGCGAGGAGTTGCGCGGGCGCCCGGTCGGCGTGGTACCGGTGATGGCGGCCACCACTTGCTGCATCGCCGCCAGCCGCGAGGCCAAGGTCCACGGCGTCAAGACCGGCACGCCGGTGCGCGAGGCGCTGGAGCGCTGTCCCGACATCGTCCTGGTGCAGGCGCGGCCGGCGCGCTACGTCGAGCTGCACCATCGCCTGATCGCCGCGATCCAGGACTGCATCCCCATCGACGGCAAGCCGCTGTCGATCGACGAAGTCGCCTGCCGCCTGATCGGCCGCGAACGCGAGCGCGACAACGCCGTGGCGATCGCGCGCAGGATCAAGCGCACGCTGATCGAGCGCGGGCTGGACCCGATCCGCTGTTCGGTCGGCATCGCGCCGAACACCTTCCTGGCCAAGACCGCGTCCGACCTCGACAAGGTCGACGGCCTCACCGTGATCGAATCGACCGACCTGCCGCAGGCGCTGCATGGACTGCAGTTGCAGGACCTGTGCGGCATCGGCCCGTCGATGCTGCAGCGGCTCAACGGCGCCGGCATCGACACCGTCGCCCAGCTCACCGCCGCGCCGCGCGAACGGCTCAAGGCGATCTGGGGCGGTATCGAGGGCGAACGCTTCTGGGCGCAGTTGCGCGGCATCGAACCGCCGACGCGGCAACGCGCCGCGGTCGCCTCGGTCGGCCACTCGCACGTGCTCGACCCGCAGATGCGCAGCGCCGAGGGCATGCGCTCGGTGCTGTTCAAGCTGCTGGCGAAAGCGGCGATGCGGTTGCGCCAGGAGGGCTGCAAGGCGCGCGGGCTGAGCCTGCACGTGCGCTTCGTCGGCCGCGAACAGCGCTACAGCCGCGACCTGTCGTTCGCGCCGCTGGACGACTCGCCGACCTTGCTCAAGCTCATGGCCGATGCGCTGGAACCGCTGCTGCGCGCCGCCGCCCGCGGGCGCTGGCGGGTGGAACGGTTCCCGCCGCTGTCGGTGGCGGTGTCGCTGATCGACCTGCTGCCCAATGCCGGCGACAGCGCCGCGCTGTTTCCCGAACGCGAGCGCAACCATGCGCTCACCCGCGTGCTCGACCAGGTCAACCGGCGCTACGGCAACAACCGCCTGTACTTCGGCGCGATGCAGGACGCGCTGGCGCAGGGCGCCGCGCCGATGCGCATCCCGTTCCAGCACATTCCCGACGAAGCCAGCGAAGCCGACCTCGGCGCCGCCGCCCTGGTCGCCGATCCGAGCCTGGACGAGCTCTGGCTGCAGCGCGAGCGCCAGTTCAAGGCGATGGCCGAAACGCGCACCGGCAGGAACGCGAACGCAGCGCCGCGCGGCCGGCGGCGCCGGCGCCGGCGCACCAGCCTTCCGGCGTCGGCGGTTGGGTGCGCAAGCGCCAGGGCTCGCCCGACGATGGCGGCCGCGGTACTACCGGCTCCTTGTTCTGACGAGCCGCTTGTTCTGACGGGCCGCTGGTTCCGATGGACTGGTTGCTCCGATGGGCTCCGCGTTCTGACACGCTCGCCGCTCTGA